The Geoalkalibacter subterraneus genome contains the following window.
TGCGGCGACTTGATCCATTGCCTCCGGGGACCCTGGTGACTCATTCCGGCGGATTCAGCAGGGAAGAACTGATGGAGATCTGCCGTTCGCTGCTGGAGCGGATCGATGCCCGTTGACTTTTGTAACTGCTCAGCACGGGGCCGTAACTCCCATGACAAGGGCACTATTCGCCATCCCTGGCCGTTTGATTGGCGCCCTCCCTGGCGCCAAACACCCTTGCCATGGGAGTTACGGCCCCGCTGGTGAATAGGTACTGAACTTTTGGATGCAGGCTATCGGGAGCAAGCACGATGAGCGATTCCTCGCAATCTGTGGATGAAATACGGCGCACCCTTGACCGCATGCGACAGGATTACTGGCGCCAGATAGAAGAACAGGACGAAGCGCCGCAGGGAGAGGAGCGTGATTTCGTGCTGCTGCGCCTGGCGCAGGAATGGATCGGCATCCCCTGCGAGCAGGCCCGTGAAGTGCTCAGGGTCCCTCGCCTGGTGCCGGTGCCCGGTGTCGATGACCAGATCGCCGGCATCGTCAACGTGCGCGGACATATTGTCGCCGTTACCGACCTGCGTGCGCTGTGCGGCCTGGCGCGGGCTGAAACCGACAGAAATTCGCGCCTGATGCTGGTCGAGGCGGCGGGCGTGACCACAGTCCTGTTGGTGGATGAGGTGCGCGATATCCGCCCGATCAAAGTCGACGACATCGAGGAGAGTCCCCGGCATTTCGGTCGGCTTCCGGCGGAGGTTTTTTTCGGCCGGGTGGAACTTGCGGAGGGGCTGGTCAGCCTGATCGATATCGATCGCTTGTTGCGGTGCCCCGAATTGATTATCGAGTAGAATCACAGCCGGAGTTGCAGGCAGTTTATTCGCCGACCGTGGTCAGCGGCGGCCTTACGTGATGAGGTGAGAGATGCTTTCCTGGATCAAGCGACGGATTTCCATCAAAATCAGTCTTGCTTTGATAGTCGTTCTATCCCTGCTGGGGACGCTGGTCTCCGTCTACCTGGTGCAGACACGAGCCGAGGCACTGGAGGAGATGATGCTGAACAAGGCACGCACGCTGACCAAGATCGGCGCGCGCATCGTGGAGCAGACCTTCCAGCAGGCGATTGAAAGCGGGCACCTGACCCGGGAAGAGATCTTCGATACTGATTATCGCGAAATCCAGGAAG
Protein-coding sequences here:
- a CDS encoding chemotaxis protein CheW — its product is MSDSSQSVDEIRRTLDRMRQDYWRQIEEQDEAPQGEERDFVLLRLAQEWIGIPCEQAREVLRVPRLVPVPGVDDQIAGIVNVRGHIVAVTDLRALCGLARAETDRNSRLMLVEAAGVTTVLLVDEVRDIRPIKVDDIEESPRHFGRLPAEVFFGRVELAEGLVSLIDIDRLLRCPELIIE